In the genome of Brachypodium distachyon strain Bd21 chromosome 3, Brachypodium_distachyon_v3.0, whole genome shotgun sequence, the window TTACTGAGAAAGTGAAATGTTGAAGGCATAGGCTACATGCCAAACCAGGCGAGCCATTTGGCAGTCACAACTTGTGACTTGCGAGGGTAAGGTACAGACAACATTCATACGACAACACTCGCACAAACATTGTCTACacgttgtttgtagaaatacTAGAAACTCCGTAGAATTACAGACACCGTGCATAAAAGTTGGTTTAAAACCAAAGGGCGGGCCTACGTGTTTGATTACCAATTACCAAGCGGGTCACGACCAGCGCCTGATCTCAACGGTAATATaagacgaagaggaagaatCGCAATTTCGCAAAAGAAGCAAGCAGCGAAATCGAAGCATGCAGCAGAGGAAACAGAGGAGGCCCGGACCAGCTCTGCGAATCTGCCATCGTCTGCGAACGCCGGACGCTTCCCCAACCTCTTTTGTCCTCTCGCTGCTTATTACATCTCCACTCCATTACTCCCACTCCATTTACTCTCCCTCCAGCGTCAGCGACTAGCCAGCCAGCGATGCAGTCGTCGTCACGCGCTCTCGCGCACGCCAACAAGCCGCCGCGGAGCCACGCGCGCTCGCGCTCCCAGGCCGCGCAGGTGCGCCCGGACCCCGGCTCCATGGAGGAGCCGCTCGCGGATTTGGAGTTCGAGTTCCTGCCCGAGGCGTTCCGGTTCGacatggccggcggccgcaAGGCGGAGGAGGTTGTTGGTGGGTTTGACAAGGTGAGGATCAGCATTGCGTCGAGCgacgaggaaggggaaggggaggcaGAGGCGTTGCCGAGGCGCTCGTTTTATGGGGCGAGCCACCCCCCGGAGCCGGTGGAGGacatggtggactccgtgtTCGTGCCCGTGGATCGCGGGCGGGGAGACACGAAgaaggctgcggcggcggcggcggctgtgaAGCCGGTGATTGTGTGGgacgcgtcgccgccggttAGCGGCGCGGCGAGCCCGCACGGCAGAAGCAGCACGGGCGGCGACAGCTCCAGCGGCGCGGTGGCCTGCACGGTCACCAGCATGGCGCCGAGCGGCACCGCCACGAGCCGGAGCGCCAAGACCAgcgtcagcagcagcagcgccgccagcAGCGACTGGAGCAGCCACGGCacgtccggcgccggcgcgggcgagggaGGGAAGAAGCCGCACAAGGGCGGCGACCCGAGgtgggcggcggtggtggccgcgcgcgcccggcTCGACGGGGCGCCCCTCGGCATGTCCCActtccgcctcctccgccgcctcggctgcggcgacatcggcaCCGTGTACCTCTCCGAGCTCgctaacaacaacaacaacaacaacaacaacaacaatggcgGCTGTGGCTCCCCACCGTCGCCGTGGTTCGCGATGAAGGTGATGGACAAGGCGGCGCTGGCGCAGCGGCGGAAGGAGGCCCGCGCGCACACGGAGCGGGAGATCCTGCAGCTCCTGGACCACCCGTTCCTCCCCACCCTGTACGCGAGCTTCGAGACGGACCGCTTCGCGTGCCTCGTCATGGAGTTCTGCCCCGGCGGCGACCTCCACGCGCTCCGCCAGCGCCAGCCGCGGAAGCGCTTcccggagcacgccgccaGGTTCTACGCCGCCGAGGTGCTCCTGGCCCTCGAGTACCTGCACATGCTCGGCGTCGTCTACCGCGACCTCAAGCCGGAGAACGTGCTCGTCCGGGACGACGGCCACGTCATGCTCTCCGACTTCGACCTCTCCCTCCGCTGCGCCACCGCCTCGCCCACCCTCCTCAGGCCTTCCCCTCCCAACCCAGgcgccgcttccgccgccgcctgcgtcCAGCCCACATGCTTCATGCCCAAGATCTtcggcaagaagaagaagagcgcCGCCGGCACCACGGCGGCCAGGTCGCCAAAGAGCGGCGAGAAGCAgcatggcggcgccggcatgCCGGAGCTGGTGGTGgagccgacggcggcgaggtcgatgTCGTTCGTGGGGACGCACGAGTACCTGGCGCCGGAGATCATCAAGGGGGAAGGCCATGGCAGCGCGGTGGACTGGTGGACGCTGGGCGTGTTCCTGCACGAGCTCATGTACGGGAGGACGCCGTTCAAGGGGCAGACCAACCGCGCCACGCTCTTCAACGTCGTCGGCCAGCAGCTCAGGTTCCCCGAGGACGaatcgccggcgacggcgacgagcgAAGCGGCCAGGGACCTCATCAGGGGCCTGCTGGCCAAGGAGCCGCAGGGCCGGCTCGGGGTGAAGAGGGGCGCGGCGGAGATCAAGCAGCACCCGTTCTTTCAAGGTGTCAACTGGGCGCTCATCCGGTGCAGCACTCCCCCCGGCGTGCCGAGGGCCCCCGTGGAGCTCGTTGTTGTAGCGCCGGCGGTGCCTCCTGCACCGCGACCAGTgaagccggcgccggtgccggtgaaCAGGGTAGAGATGAATTACGGCGGCAGCAAGAGGATAGCGGATGATCATGTGGAGTCCGGAGGGAAGTTCCTGGACTTTGAGTTCTTTTAGGGGAGTTTGCTTGTGTTCTTGCAGAAATTCTACATCAACACCTCATATTGGCTGAGATACTTAGTTCTGAAAATGTTGAGTTGTTGTAGTGAAGCATAGGCAATGACATATCTGACCAGTTTTAATCGTGTTTCTTAATCACTCTCTTGTTTGGAATTCCCTTGGCTGGAGTACGATTTTAAATTGCCTTCGACATTGGAATTCAAGCCTTCAGCAAAAAATTCCATATTCGCGCTTGCTTTAAACCTTTTCCTGTGGAATTCTCGTGGATTTTGCGCATTCCAGAAAGGACTCGATAAACATCAGATATTTCCTTGCAATGATAGTATCCCACAAGATGTTGCATGCAAACATATGTAGGTCTGAAAAgatgaaaaaaggaaaataagatGGTGCGGGTTTCGTGGCTCACCAGGAAAACCCACTGCTTTGTATTCAATCTAGAATACAAACTATGGGACAAAAAACCTGGTGCACCAAACTACCCTGttacagaaagaaaaacagtCTCAGCAGTAAAAGCCTAAGCTGCTGTTCTTCGTCAGAGAAAAGCTCAGGCAGTTCTCAGATCGGCGAGGCTTCAGCGCCATCAATGCCTTGCTTGATCTCATAGCATCCTGCGATGACTGTAGCTGCAGTCCTGTCCAGAAGTTGATATATAATCAAGGAGGAACGAATGAATGATAATAATCTCAATTGGGCTAAACACATAAGAGTGCAGGTATAATGCTTGACAGTGTTTGGAGTACCTTCCAGCAGAACACTCCAGGAGGACTTCTGAAGGTTGGAACTACTTCTTCTGGCGCAGGCTCCTTGATCTGATCCGACCTGCATCTCTTCACTGGATTCTGTGAGAGGTTACCATGTTTCTCCTGCTCGTGATGTTGGCCTTTCTCCTTCCTGCTCCGACGTCCTCCGTGTTGTTTTGCTGCTCGCAAGGGTCCTGCCGTCCGTCCCTTGCCGATGTGCCTCTCCTCCCACTTGGACGAATCCAGTTcagtttcttctcctccaacaaCAAGCACCCTAGGCAGAGTGCGTTGTAATGGTAATGAAACATCAACCGTGGTGCCTGTATCAGAGGTAGTAGTAGGAGCCTTCAGACTTTTGCTCCCTGTCTTTTGTAGACCCCAGCTTGTTTATCCGCGGCCTATAGTTGGTCGGGTCTCGTCTAAAAGTAATGTCAAGATGCTGGCACAAGACAATGTTGAACAAAGGAAACGAAATTAGCGCACGAAAACAGACATGGAGAAACTAAAGaggaaataacaaaaaaaaagtaacacTAGAAATAACCAACTTGAACTGGCATTGTTACTATTTTTGACGGAAACTGGTATTGTTACTATTAACTTGTACTGATAACTCTTGGCAGTTGCACTTACTGATAAAAATTTATTCATTCCAGATTGCAAAGACTGCGGTGCATTGGCAGTACAGTCGACAGAAGGCCGTCCCTCGAAAACGACAACCTTGTCAGCTAAGTAGGTCGCCATGATGAAATCATGCTCAACAACAAATGCAGTTTTCTTTGCATGAAGTATGAATcttttgataacttttgaggCAACAATACGCTGCTCTGAATCAAGAGATGCACTTGGTTCATCGATCAGATAGATATCTGCAGGCTGAATAACAACTGTAAAGTTAGTATCTATAAGCTGAGAGCATTTACATTCGTCGTCTGAAACTCAGACATGCATACTAGTATGAAAACTATTAAACAAATTTAAATAAAGACAGAAAGGCACAGTTACAAAAGCAACATGGGAGGGAAGACACTGAGTACATTAAGTACGCAAAAAAATGCCTTGATCTAAAATCTTGAATATTTTAAAACCAcagatcattttttttcttgaacacaCGCCAAAATGCGTGCTGTTTTGTATTAGAACTTTAGAAGAATAAAACAACGCGCAAGGTTATAAAATCAACGcataaaacaaaaaaccaaAACACCTAAGCTGATGAAACAGTACGGGCTAACAACCATAGAACACGTAAACATCATATactttattttattaaaaGCATTCTATTTTCGACATACTAAGCAAAGTTCAGGTAAAAGTAGAAAATACCTTTCCAAGGCAAAGACATAATGCCACTCTTTGGCGTTCTCCACCAGATAAATTTATAATTTCCTGGTCCATGAGTTGCTCAATTTGTAGTGGTTTCATGACATCAGACGTAAACTGGGGATAAGTATACGAATCCCGTATTTTCAGATGAAGCAATTGCCTGACTGTTCCCTGGAATTTTGGTTTAAGCTTCTGAGGTTTGTGGGACACATAAAATTTCGGAATTTCAGTATCAGTTCCTTCCACAGTATCTGGCTTCTCCAGCCCAGCCTGTCCAGTCATGACAAACAATGAACATGAGATACCAAATGCTTCATTTGTTCTCTGCAAATTAGATCACTAAAGAACCATGTTATGGTAAACTTTTTATAAATCAGAACAAATATATAGCGCATCATCACCAGAAAGACTAGTAAATCCTTAATTCCTTGGTCACACATCTTTCAGATAGCTGGCAGTAgttgaaaatattttggacAAAGAAATTCAGATAACAAAAGTGTAAACTGAATTAAACTAAGGCCCAAATTGATAACTACAACAAACTCAATGATATCAATTAGGTTTCTAGCAGCACatcaaattcaaataagaaaaatgaacATCAATTTCTGACATGAGTcaatctagtactccctccgatccataataagtctcaaatttagtactccctccgataagtctcaaatttagtactccctccgatcgatattagttgtcgaaatattacatgtatctagacgcttttaaaacatagatacattcatatttggacaaatttgagacaagtaatatggattggagggagtacaaagttgtagtaaatctgagacacttattatggatcggagggagtagaaaataaCGTAGGCAGTACATAGTGCATACCACTAGACTACTATAAGCAAACTAACAATTCTAATTCAAGAGTAGTTATTCAGAATTTGAACAGTATTAGGTAACTCGCTATAATTTCAAGTGTtagagaaaacacaaaactgTACATATTCCAACCTTCACGTGCATCATCATTGTAGATAATGCCAGACTGTAGTTGTCCACAACATACATCAAGAGCACAAAGTTCCATTGTATCATTTAATATATTAGCACTATGTAGTATTTAGAGGTTCGATGACATGGTATAGAAAATGTGACAGAGAGATGGGAGGAGGTGAAGAAGAGGGGTGGAGAGAGATGTACCAGCATTTTGATGAATGTAGTTTTCCCTGTTCCGTTCTCACCAAGCATCACAACAATCTGAGAATCGGTGAATTCGCCTTCCATGACAGTCAGCTTGAAATTATCGTATGTTTTGGTCATGGTAGGGTACTTGTACCGCTGGTATGTCTCAATCTCTTCAGCATTTTCCTGGACCTCCGCAATCTAAAAAGAGGATACTAGTATAAGGGCAAAGTTTCATCACTGAACAGGAACCTCAAATCATATATGCATATGTTAACCTACCTTAAATGTAAGAGATTCATTTCGAAACCGAAGATTTTCTGTTGGAACAAAACCAGCCAGGAAAACATTGATACCTTCTCGCACCGAAAATGGCAGCGTAACTACACCATAAGCTCCTGGCTTCCCATATAAGCAGCAAATAAAGTCGGACATGTAATCTAAGACACTCAGGTCATGTTCCACAACAATGACATAACTGAAAACAAGATCAGATTGTGAGCGCTTGATACAAATTTTATTAAAGCTTTCCATGAAAGATTTGGAAGACAATCATGACAAATATGGCATACCTGTTTGTTCTAAGCAAGGATCTAATAACTTGTGCAGCCTTAAGTCTCTGCTTAACATCGAGATAAACCGATGGTTCATCAAACATGTAAATTTCTGCGCTTTGTGCAGCAATGCCTGCTATTGCAAATCTCTGCAGCTCACCACCAGAAAGATCTTGTATATTCCGGTCTAGTAGTTGGTTCAGCTCAAGGTCAATGCATAACTGATCTATCATACCCCTCTGGTCTAATCGCTCAAGTAGTTTCCCTACATTCCCTTGAACTTTTTCCGGAATGCGTTCAACGTCTTGGCGCTTTATAATTGCCTAAGAAGGATCAAAAGTATTAAATAGTAAAAATAATTAGATATTATATACTGTAACAGACTGTCATAATATGTCATAATTTCATATATTTGTGTGTCAGTCCCTAACTAAGGGTACAGTaccactccctccgtcccataattcttgtcgaaatattacatgtatctatatgctttttaggaatagatacatccatttttgggcaaatttgagacaagaattatgagacggagggagtaataactATAAGCATTGAACAATATCAGACGATGTACACTTGTATGACTAAATGAATGGGTGGAAGGGAAGATTGCTagttttctactccctccgtttctaaatacttgtcgctgttttagtgcaaacttgaactaaaacagcgacaagtatttagcaaaggagggagtactagctTAGTGACTTGCCTGTTTCCATTGACTATTTGGGTATTGCAGAGCATCTCATATGATGGTACAGAACAGAGAAGGAATATATAAATGTGCCGTGTAAAGAGAATATCAAGAGCTTGTTGCCAAATACTACATACTAACAAAACCTACGTGAATGACAAACACAATGAGTAAAATGTACCTTGAGGTTGTCCTCCAGCATACGTGTAAAGTAATTCTGAAGTTCAGACCCCCGAAAGTAAGTAAGGATTTCCTGCCAATCGGGTGGATTCTGCAAGAGAACAGAAATGCAAAGGTAAACGATCTTTTGTGCAGTTCATAGAAAAAgagaaaccaaacaaacattTTATCCCAAAGCAAAACTCAGTTGCAACCGACAGTTGAAAAAAACAATCAAGTAGGAGATAGGAATATATACTTTGAATCTTCCCAAATTAGGCTTGATCTTGCCTTGTAACACCTTAAGTGCTGTTGACTTTCCAATTCCATTGGCTCCGATAAGGCCCAAAACTTGGCCTGGTCTTGGAACCGGCAACCTGCAAGAGCTAAATCAGTAATTATGGAAAATGGCAGCTTCAAGCCATCAGATTAGAAGCGCACGTAAATGACAACTTTGGACAAAGAAATTAAAGTATGCCTGTGCAATTTGAAGGTATTTGCCCCATAGCGATGAGTAGTAtctttgtccaaatctttcgGGAGGTTAATGATCTGGATGGCATCAAACGGGCATTTCTGAAGCACGGATAGCAGACAGCACAAATGCATCAGAAGAATATCATATCCACAGTAGATGCACAAACCATACCATAAATCTTTAACAGCTGCATCAAGTTTAATTGCAATGCAAATACCTTAACGCAAATACCACAACCAATGCACAGCTCTTCAGAGATGAAGGCAGACTTGGACGTCGGATTAACTTCTATGCAATGCTTCCCTGCACAACAAACCATCGAAATACGTTGTCGTAATAATAAATCCAGTTCAAGCCAGTAGAGTCTACAACTTATGCATAGTGCTAGAATTGATCTCCAATTAGAATAAGATCTTCTTCACAACAGACTAGCGTACAGTTAGACGATTAATCATGTCAAAACAGTTACTGCCGATCGGGGGATGGTGGGCAGCAGTTGTTAGTGCTCAGTAGCACTAGTACAAGTGTACAACTACAGATCTGAACCGGAACAGGCGGGGAAGGCCGAAGGAATCGCAAAGGGAAGACGCTGGAGGGGAGATGGGGCGACGCGGTGATCGTGTCCTTGTGGGGAAATCGAGGTATCGAGGACATGGGCCCCCGCGAATTGGCGGCAAGATCGAGATCACGAAGCGAAGAAGAGCCTCGGGATCGGTCAACAATCGAAAACGACGGCCCGAGCTTACCGGTCTTGACGACGGGGCAGCTCTTCTTGCACTCCTGCCGGCACTTCTTCGGCTTGCACCTGTCCTCGTTCAAGATCGCGATACGCGTCGTAGCCATGGCGATGCGGCTGCGGGAACCCTAGAGTTgggcgtggcggcgggggtAACAAATTCACAACCGAACCGGGTTTTCTATTACAAATCCCCTTTTTCATATATTTCCGTTTTGTGAAATATCATGCGCGGAGTACTAACAATGATCACATCTCACAAAATATTTCACGTAATTAAGTACTAGGAGTATCAATAACTGTTACACGACGAGATTAtccggcggcgcgccggcgtcCGCCGGGCTCCGGTGCCGCATGAGCACCCGCAGCTGCGCCCGCTGGCACTCGAGGTTGGACACCACGTCCGCCCGCTCCCCGCCGCGCGGCCGCACGCGCACGGCCCTCGGGAACTCCACCGACCCCTTGATCCCTCTCCTGATGTGCGggttctcgccgccgccgccgccggtggtggCTTCTCGCCGGTGCGATTGGCCGTGCTGGCCGCTCGCCGGACTCTGCTGGCCGCTCGCCGGGGTCCCGGTTGGCTTGCCGATCgggctgccggcgccgcctccgctgctCCG includes:
- the LOC100832051 gene encoding serine/threonine-protein kinase D6PK, encoding MQSSSRALAHANKPPRSHARSRSQAAQVRPDPGSMEEPLADLEFEFLPEAFRFDMAGGRKAEEVVGGFDKVRISIASSDEEGEGEAEALPRRSFYGASHPPEPVEDMVDSVFVPVDRGRGDTKKAAAAAAAVKPVIVWDASPPVSGAASPHGRSSTGGDSSSGAVACTVTSMAPSGTATSRSAKTSVSSSSAASSDWSSHGTSGAGAGEGGKKPHKGGDPRWAAVVAARARLDGAPLGMSHFRLLRRLGCGDIGTVYLSELANNNNNNNNNNNGGCGSPPSPWFAMKVMDKAALAQRRKEARAHTEREILQLLDHPFLPTLYASFETDRFACLVMEFCPGGDLHALRQRQPRKRFPEHAARFYAAEVLLALEYLHMLGVVYRDLKPENVLVRDDGHVMLSDFDLSLRCATASPTLLRPSPPNPGAASAAACVQPTCFMPKIFGKKKKSAAGTTAARSPKSGEKQHGGAGMPELVVEPTAARSMSFVGTHEYLAPEIIKGEGHGSAVDWWTLGVFLHELMYGRTPFKGQTNRATLFNVVGQQLRFPEDESPATATSEAARDLIRGLLAKEPQGRLGVKRGAAEIKQHPFFQGVNWALIRCSTPPGVPRAPVELVVVAPAVPPAPRPVKPAPVPVNRVEMNYGGSKRIADDHVESGGKFLDFEFF
- the LOC100832346 gene encoding ABC transporter E family member 2 isoform X1; protein product: MATTRIAILNEDRCKPKKCRQECKKSCPVVKTGKHCIEVNPTSKSAFISEELCIGCGICVKKCPFDAIQIINLPKDLDKDTTHRYGANTFKLHRLPVPRPGQVLGLIGANGIGKSTALKVLQGKIKPNLGRFKNPPDWQEILTYFRGSELQNYFTRMLEDNLKAIIKRQDVERIPEKVQGNVGKLLERLDQRGMIDQLCIDLELNQLLDRNIQDLSGGELQRFAIAGIAAQSAEIYMFDEPSVYLDVKQRLKAAQVIRSLLRTNSYVIVVEHDLSVLDYMSDFICCLYGKPGAYGVVTLPFSVREGINVFLAGFVPTENLRFRNESLTFKIAEVQENAEEIETYQRYKYPTMTKTYDNFKLTVMEGEFTDSQIVVMLGENGTGKTTFIKMLAGLEKPDTVEGTDTEIPKFYVSHKPQKLKPKFQGTVRQLLHLKIRDSYTYPQFTSDVMKPLQIEQLMDQEIINLSGGERQRVALCLCLGKPADIYLIDEPSASLDSEQRIVASKVIKRFILHAKKTAFVVEHDFIMATYLADKVVVFEGRPSVDCTANAPQSLQSGMNKFLSHLDITFRRDPTNYRPRINKLGSTKDREQKSEGSYYYL
- the LOC100832346 gene encoding ABC transporter E family member 2 isoform X2, whose translation is MTKTYDNFKLTVMEGEFTDSQIVVMLGENGTGKTTFIKMLAGLEKPDTVEGTDTEIPKFYVSHKPQKLKPKFQGTVRQLLHLKIRDSYTYPQFTSDVMKPLQIEQLMDQEIINLSGGERQRVALCLCLGKPADIYLIDEPSASLDSEQRIVASKVIKRFILHAKKTAFVVEHDFIMATYLADKVVVFEGRPSVDCTANAPQSLQSGMNKFLSHLDITFRRDPTNYRPRINKLGSTKDREQKSEGSYYYL